The Magnolia sinica isolate HGM2019 chromosome 10, MsV1, whole genome shotgun sequence genome includes a window with the following:
- the LOC131217610 gene encoding putative leucine-rich repeat receptor-like serine/threonine-protein kinase At2g24130 — translation MIATIDMEIQPMKKTFCLLLFLPMFYTTAHPLIYHHHHPTILTDKAALLAFKDTMTQDSQSILADWQNSSNVCNFTGVVCNHQHHRVVQLLLNRSGIHGPLSPFLANLTGLLLLDLSENNLVGLIPPELGSLWRLNELNLFGNLLHGLIPDSLSLLSGLFYLDLKGNRLTGTIPSSILYNCTSLGYVDFSENALHGEIPPEIGNHLSNLMFLQLYSNNLSGKLPPSLSNCTILKWLDVENNRLSGELPTETVSRLPLLELLLLSNNLFTSHDHNTNLAPFFKALSNCTHLQAIELAGMGLGGQLPTTIDQLGIYLSSIYLQDNRIFGSIPPTIVNLSNLTVLNLSSNLLNGKIPDEIGRLQNLQWLILSNNSLIGPIPPSIGQINLLNQLDLSKNRLSFEVPGSLGNLIFLSDLFLQENNLSGISPSIGRCKSLNRLDVSFNRLTAIPKEIFGLTHMGIFLNLSHNLINGTLPLELSKMETVQEIDLSSNHFHGSIFPQLVGCIAACMINFSHNLLEGKLPGTLGLLRNLESLDVSYNSLSGEIPVGLGGSVSLVLLNLSYNDFNGPIPTSGMFTNFTYLSFLGNPHICGSIPGVPVCMKRKRWLM, via the coding sequence ATGATCGCCACCATCGACATGGAGATCCAACCCATGAAGAAGACATTCTGTCTACTACTCTTTCTACCTATGTTCTACACGACAGCCCACCCATTGATCTATCACCATCACCATCCTACAATTCTCACTGACAAAGCAGCTCTCCTAGCCTTCAAGGACACCATGACCCAAGACTCTCAATCCATTCTTGCAGACTGGCAAAATTCATCCAATGTCTGCAACTTCACAGGTGTGGTGTGCAACCATCAGCACCACCGTGTGGTGCAACTCCTACTCAACCGTAGCGGCATTCACGGCCCGCTCTCTCCATTCCTCGCCAATCTCACTGGGCTCCTCTTACTAGACCTATCTGAAAACAACCTCGTGGGGCTCATACCTCCAGAACTGGGCTCCCTATGGCGCCTCAACGAACTCAACCTCTTCGGGAACCTCCTCCACGGTCTGATCCCTGATTCACTTTCCCTCCTTTCTGGACTCTTTTATCTAGACCTCAAAGGAAACCGTCTGACAGGTACCATCCCCTCATCGATCTTGTACAATTGCACATCATTAGGCTACGTAGATTTCTCTGAGAACGCCCTCCATGGAGAAATCCCACCAGAGATAGGAAACCATCTCTCCAACCTAATGTTCCTCCAGctatattcaaataatttgagtGGGAAACTCCCTCCATCGCTCTCAAATTGCACCATTTTGAAATGGTTGGATGTGGAGAACAACAGACTTTCCGGTGAACTGCCTACCGAAACCGTCAGCAGATTGCCACTCCTCGAACTCCTCCTCCTATCAAATAACCTTTTCACGAGCCATGATCACAACACCAATCTTGCCCCGTTCTTCAAAGCCCTTTCCAACTGCACTCACCTACAGGCCATCGAACTGGCGGGAATGGGCCTTGGAGGCCAATTGCCGACCACAATCGATCAGCTCGGGATCTACTTATCAAGCATATATCTCCAAGACAACCGGATATTCGGGTCGATCCCACCCACCATAGTCAACCTCTCCAATCTCACGGTGCTCAACTTATCAAGTAACCTCCTAAATGGGAAGATCCCAGATGAGATAGGCCGATTGCAGAACCTGCAATGGCTAATCTTATCCAACAATTCGCTGATCGGCCCAATTCCACCGTCAATCGGACAGATTAATCTGTTGAATCAGCTTGATTTATCAAAAAATAGATTATCGTTCGAAGTCCCGGGTAGTCTAGGAAACCTTATCTTCCTCAGTGATCTTTTTCTTCAAGAAAACAACCTTTCAGGAATCTCACCTTCTATAGGAAGGTGCAAGTccttaaacaggttggatgtatcTTTCAACAGATTAACAGCAATTCCTAAAGAAATATTTGGACTAACCCATATGggaattttcttgaatctttcaCACAATCTTATAAATGGGACACTGCCATTAGAGCTTAGCAAGATGGAAACAGTCCAGGAGATTGATCTATCGTCGAACCATTTCCATGGCAGCATATTCCCTCAGCTAGTGGGCTGCATCGCCGCTTGCATGATCAATTTCTCTCATAATTTGCTCGAAGGAAAGCTTCCCGGTACGTTAGGATTGCTTCGGAACCTCGAATCACTCGACGTCTCCTACAATTCATTATCTGGAGAGATCCCAGTTGGGCTCGGGGGATCTGTTAGTCTTGTTCTGCTGAATCTCTCATATAACGATTTCAATGGACCAATACCCACGAGCGGAATGTTCACAAATTTCACCTATCTCTCGTTCCTCGGCAATCCACATATATGTGGGTCGATCCCCGGTGTGCCAGTTTGCATGAAGAGGAAAAGATGGTTGATGTGA